In one window of Pseudoalteromonas xiamenensis DNA:
- a CDS encoding alpha/beta hydrolase, producing the protein MFFTMLAALTLSATSHPESLVDAARHRTVPIEIQLPEKQERCTLQQRCKVAFISSGYGIPHDKYQFMVRTLTQHGFMTVSIAHELEQDPDLSRIPPFLATRAENWQRGAQTLAFVRETLSPSFEAYDFDHLWLLGHSNGGDISAWYANATPTFVEAVVTIDSRRVLLPRNKDIRVLSIRGSDFPADDNVLYTDSERLSYPVCVMQIPNARHNDMSDFGPEWLTNKMTSAITSFLENQSCK; encoded by the coding sequence ATGTTTTTTACTATGCTCGCGGCGCTAACCCTCAGCGCAACATCCCATCCAGAATCGTTGGTGGATGCAGCTCGACATCGGACTGTCCCCATCGAAATTCAACTTCCGGAAAAGCAAGAGCGTTGTACGTTGCAACAACGGTGTAAAGTCGCTTTCATTAGTTCTGGTTATGGTATACCACATGACAAGTACCAGTTTATGGTGCGCACGTTGACTCAGCATGGCTTTATGACGGTGTCGATAGCCCACGAACTCGAGCAAGACCCTGATTTATCGCGTATACCTCCGTTTCTTGCAACACGCGCTGAAAATTGGCAACGGGGTGCACAGACGCTCGCTTTTGTGCGCGAAACATTAAGCCCCTCTTTTGAGGCATATGATTTTGATCATTTGTGGTTGCTTGGTCACTCGAATGGTGGTGACATTTCGGCGTGGTACGCCAATGCAACGCCAACGTTTGTTGAAGCGGTGGTGACCATTGATAGCCGTCGTGTTTTGCTACCGAGGAACAAAGACATTCGTGTTTTGTCTATTCGCGGAAGCGATTTTCCGGCGGATGATAACGTGCTTTACACGGACAGCGAACGTTTAAGTTATCCCGTGTGTGTTATGCAAATTCCAAATGCTCGTCATAATGACATGTCGGATTTTGGTCCTGAATGGTTAACAAACAAAATGACGAGTGCAATCACGTCGTTTCTTGAAAATCAATCCTGCAAATAG
- a CDS encoding helix-turn-helix domain-containing protein: MSEVKVTAKSVARWTHKNFSAAGFSERQARVGALDGKVSKGGGRPSKAKEHLQAVLELKAQGCSNRDIAEDLGIGSASVSRYLKQVSE, translated from the coding sequence ATGAGCGAAGTGAAAGTCACGGCCAAGAGCGTAGCGCGGTGGACGCACAAGAACTTTAGTGCAGCGGGGTTCAGTGAACGTCAGGCTCGCGTGGGGGCTTTAGATGGTAAAGTATCTAAAGGCGGTGGTAGGCCGTCCAAGGCGAAAGAGCATCTACAGGCGGTTTTGGAGCTAAAGGCTCAGGGCTGTTCAAACCGCGATATAGCTGAAGATCTTGGCATTGGTTCGGCTTCTGTCAGTCGATATTTAAAACAAGTGTCAGAGTGA
- a CDS encoding ABC transporter ATP-binding protein, with protein MTSQPAIQLTDLTKVYLTDSLETHALQGVNLTIEQGEFVSISGPSGCGKSTLLSILGLLDSSSSGHYFIEGEEVSQLDENRRAEFRNQKIGFVFQSFNLIDELTVFENVALVLRYRELAVSETDIRSAVQDALKKVEMSHRQQHKPNQLSGGQQQRVAIARALVGAPTVLLVDEPTGNLDSKNGDAVMMLLRELNMQGTTICMVTHDPRYADFANKQYHLLDGKIVSQPTLRAAS; from the coding sequence ATGACGTCGCAACCCGCTATTCAACTAACGGATTTAACCAAAGTATATTTAACCGACAGTCTAGAAACCCATGCACTTCAAGGGGTCAACCTCACAATTGAGCAAGGTGAGTTCGTGTCAATTTCTGGCCCTTCAGGCTGTGGAAAGTCAACACTGTTGAGCATTTTAGGCCTTCTAGATAGCAGTTCATCAGGGCATTACTTCATTGAGGGTGAAGAAGTCAGTCAGTTGGATGAGAATCGCCGCGCAGAGTTTCGTAACCAAAAAATTGGCTTTGTCTTTCAATCCTTTAATTTAATTGATGAACTCACGGTATTTGAAAACGTTGCCCTCGTTCTACGTTATCGCGAGCTCGCGGTTTCAGAAACAGACATTAGATCCGCAGTACAAGATGCACTTAAAAAAGTTGAAATGTCGCATCGTCAGCAGCATAAACCCAATCAACTTTCAGGTGGACAGCAACAACGAGTAGCGATTGCACGTGCCTTAGTTGGTGCCCCAACCGTCTTACTTGTCGATGAGCCAACTGGAAACTTAGACTCGAAAAACGGTGACGCCGTCATGATGTTACTGCGCGAGTTAAACATGCAAGGCACCACCATTTGTATGGTTACGCATGATCCTCGTTACGCCGATTTTGCCAACAAGCAGTATCATTTGTTGGATGGAAAAATCGTGTCTCAGCCAACGTTAAGGGCGGCATCATGA
- a CDS encoding ABC transporter permease codes for MSFYPILKQVVAGLRKNPTFSVTMILTLALTLGALLAAINLNQVVLFKPLPYKSPEQLYLLQQNLQSEGKNNIGGQLEAPQVAMYKQAKESNQSAAMIKQQQGQVTSDASQPVESALYVTSEYFSLLGLPLHLGNDFSPSAWYTEALPEVVLSYEYWQRQYAGSPAVIGQTLEFNKIAYRIIGVMADKVEDPAPSAPYGPAALYLPMSNQVLNDQKWTNASKSLTTIQRIDTPSLVQSTQAQFTNVMQQTLANHSDIAKTFDGYQLLAHFTPLEEAIRGDSARITIAVFAGATTLLVIALANIINLYLSHLIKQQQTLAICASIGAKPNQLFTRIFLEASVLTVTASALGLLVAAWLLELTKSLAKESVHRLVELGLNWQVSLVALFCALLLALILAFFAKKTIRYHELKSHLSGSGKGTQKQISAQLRNGLIASQVALTGVMLIASSSVLHSALSLANHPLGVDVTNTYSAQIVTAGEDLSKDGKMALINEVQQTLNNHPKIAQTARSFVSPIRRGNFSSPLVTEDGQHQGVFGFNAVDENYFPMLKQAVISGRNFAPDEIVDKAKVIIVSRALAMQVFGTTEVIGKRLGFRTENLFEIVGVVDDHYNAFTHSQFTGYVYWPYSTLRLNLMIRTKEGQTLSRKEVIDIVNQVNANSTVLEFLDVTQASEDLVFHHKLAAALSSGLSILALGLACAGIFGVVSYGTQMRRFELGVRMALGAKPKRILAMVVREALKPLFTGIVVAFVLSIGSYSLFNDLFALYAKPQLAQVAVAVAVLFGFCYLACVIPVKQIIKADPISALRNE; via the coding sequence ATGAGCTTTTATCCCATCCTAAAACAGGTTGTTGCGGGACTTCGCAAAAACCCGACATTTAGCGTAACAATGATTCTCACACTTGCACTGACACTTGGCGCGTTACTGGCGGCCATTAACTTAAACCAAGTCGTGCTGTTCAAGCCATTGCCATATAAATCGCCAGAACAACTGTATTTGTTGCAACAGAATTTGCAGTCGGAGGGGAAAAATAATATTGGTGGTCAACTTGAAGCCCCGCAAGTGGCCATGTACAAACAAGCTAAAGAATCGAATCAATCAGCTGCCATGATTAAACAGCAGCAAGGCCAAGTGACAAGTGATGCAAGTCAGCCGGTGGAGTCAGCCCTGTATGTAACGTCTGAATACTTTAGTTTGCTGGGACTGCCGCTTCATTTAGGAAATGATTTTAGCCCGTCAGCTTGGTATACCGAGGCATTGCCTGAAGTTGTATTGTCTTACGAGTATTGGCAACGCCAATATGCAGGTTCGCCCGCGGTCATTGGGCAAACATTAGAGTTCAACAAAATAGCATACCGCATCATTGGCGTGATGGCGGATAAAGTTGAAGACCCAGCCCCTTCAGCCCCGTATGGTCCGGCGGCACTTTATTTGCCAATGAGCAATCAAGTGTTAAATGACCAAAAATGGACGAATGCCTCGAAGAGTTTAACCACTATTCAACGCATTGACACACCGAGTCTCGTTCAATCTACCCAAGCACAATTCACAAATGTCATGCAGCAAACGCTGGCAAACCATAGTGACATCGCGAAAACCTTTGATGGTTACCAATTACTTGCGCATTTTACGCCTCTTGAAGAAGCGATTCGAGGGGACAGTGCTAGGATCACCATTGCCGTTTTTGCTGGTGCGACCACCTTGTTGGTTATTGCCCTTGCGAACATCATCAATTTATATCTTTCTCATCTCATTAAACAACAGCAAACTCTGGCTATTTGTGCCAGCATTGGTGCTAAACCTAACCAATTATTTACACGTATCTTCCTCGAAGCATCAGTGCTCACCGTTACAGCGAGCGCGTTGGGATTACTCGTCGCGGCATGGCTTTTAGAGCTTACAAAGTCACTTGCAAAGGAATCAGTACATCGACTCGTGGAGCTTGGCCTCAATTGGCAAGTCTCGCTTGTTGCGTTATTTTGTGCCTTGTTGCTGGCGCTGATACTCGCATTTTTTGCAAAGAAAACCATTCGCTATCATGAACTCAAATCGCATTTGAGCGGCAGTGGTAAAGGCACTCAGAAGCAGATTTCAGCACAACTTCGCAATGGCTTAATCGCGTCACAAGTCGCCTTAACAGGGGTGATGCTAATTGCCAGTTCTTCCGTACTACATTCTGCACTTTCCTTAGCTAATCACCCTCTCGGGGTCGATGTGACGAACACATACAGCGCCCAAATTGTCACGGCAGGGGAAGACTTATCTAAAGATGGGAAAATGGCGCTAATTAACGAAGTACAACAAACGCTGAACAACCACCCAAAAATAGCACAAACCGCGCGAAGCTTTGTCTCACCCATTCGTCGAGGCAACTTCTCAAGTCCACTCGTCACCGAAGATGGCCAACATCAGGGAGTTTTCGGCTTCAACGCCGTAGATGAAAATTACTTTCCTATGCTAAAACAAGCCGTTATTTCAGGCAGAAATTTCGCCCCTGACGAAATTGTAGATAAAGCCAAGGTGATCATCGTAAGCAGAGCTCTTGCTATGCAGGTGTTTGGCACGACGGAAGTAATTGGTAAACGATTAGGCTTCAGAACGGAAAATCTGTTTGAGATCGTAGGTGTAGTCGATGACCATTATAACGCGTTTACGCATAGTCAGTTTACCGGCTACGTGTATTGGCCGTACTCCACATTGCGATTGAACCTGATGATCCGTACTAAAGAAGGACAAACATTGTCGCGTAAAGAAGTGATCGATATCGTCAATCAAGTTAACGCCAATTCGACGGTACTTGAATTCCTTGACGTGACACAAGCGAGCGAAGATTTAGTGTTTCACCATAAATTGGCGGCGGCATTAAGTTCAGGTCTCAGCATACTCGCTTTGGGATTGGCTTGCGCGGGGATATTCGGGGTCGTGTCTTACGGTACTCAGATGCGCCGTTTTGAACTGGGTGTTCGTATGGCTCTGGGTGCAAAACCAAAGCGTATTTTAGCAATGGTAGTACGTGAAGCGCTGAAACCGCTTTTCACTGGCATCGTTGTCGCGTTCGTGCTCAGCATTGGAAGCTACAGCTTGTTTAACGATTTGTTTGCTCTATACGCCAAACCTCAACTTGCCCAAGTTGCCGTCGCCGTAGCCGTTTTATTTGGATTTTGCTATCTTGCATGCGTGATCCCTGTAAAACAAATAATTAAAGCAGATCCTATTTCGGCATTAAGAAACGAGTAA
- a CDS encoding ECF-type sigma factor has product MDTQLSPADLMVSPTIYRELKACANRILAKYANNITLQTTEIVHEACVKLIEAEGRYQSKEHLFRTAAKAMRHLLIDYARAKSADKRGGKAMKTQWLDDLLGEDDENEGLLAVEQCFKQICTVGDRMESIVELHYFAGFPQQKVADTLSLSLRTVERELTFARAFLYDRLSRGNSADYA; this is encoded by the coding sequence ATGGATACTCAACTTTCACCTGCTGACCTGATGGTAAGTCCGACGATTTACAGGGAACTTAAAGCGTGCGCAAATCGTATTTTGGCTAAATATGCCAACAACATCACCCTCCAGACGACTGAAATCGTGCACGAAGCCTGCGTAAAATTAATAGAAGCAGAGGGGCGCTATCAGAGTAAAGAACATCTGTTTCGCACCGCAGCCAAGGCAATGCGACATTTACTCATCGACTACGCTCGAGCCAAATCAGCCGATAAACGCGGTGGCAAGGCGATGAAGACGCAGTGGCTAGATGATTTACTCGGCGAAGACGACGAAAACGAAGGGTTACTGGCAGTAGAACAATGCTTCAAGCAAATTTGTACCGTTGGCGATCGTATGGAGTCGATAGTTGAACTTCATTATTTTGCAGGCTTTCCTCAGCAAAAGGTCGCTGACACACTCAGCCTAAGTTTACGGACCGTCGAACGGGAACTTACGTTTGCTCGCGCGTTTTTATATGACCGTCTAAGTAGAGGTAATAGTGCAGATTATGCTTGA
- a CDS encoding primase C-terminal domain-containing protein, which translates to MDLSAYGGRQRLPDYGLGRNCNLFEDLRKWAYHSIRQGWPDYERWFEAVLTRANGYNIQKFEHPIPESEIRHTSKSVAQFVFKHFSPEGYILK; encoded by the coding sequence CTGGATTTAAGCGCTTACGGTGGCCGTCAGCGGCTGCCTGATTACGGGTTAGGCCGTAACTGCAACCTGTTCGAAGACTTGAGAAAATGGGCGTATCATTCCATTCGTCAGGGATGGCCTGACTATGAGCGTTGGTTTGAGGCTGTTTTAACTCGCGCAAACGGTTACAACATCCAAAAGTTTGAACACCCGATACCAGAAAGTGAAATTAGGCATACAAGCAAAAGCGTTGCTCAATTTGTCTTTAAGCACTTTAGCCCAGAGGGTTATATTTTGAAATGA
- a CDS encoding serine/threonine-protein kinase — protein MLDLKRVKALFDDCIDLAVEERQTYLKQSGCSEEEQHEVLRLLAHLDSTKTIHLAGHAQQVIGQHIRELGQQLQPGQLLGPYRIIKEIGAGGMGVVFLAERADGQYEQTVAIKLAPGFSAADDLQHFSTERQLLAKLQHPHIAMLLDGGITDDQRPYLVMEYVEGQNLTDYCASNQLSQDQKLELFLRVCDAVSYAHQRLIIHCDLKAENILVNREGVVKLLDFGTSRVLQHGQDDTDVARIMAMTLSCASPEQILGEPTTTATDVYGLGALLYQLLTERSPHAVDRDMMAATLESICRDKPRAPSDYQRRISKDLDNITLKALEKLPLDRYQSAADLARDIKRYLRGQAVSATQATPLYLLGKLLKRHPLAAVLTSALAISMTTGLVVTNRLNQTLTQQRNDLVISGQEAKRQANAAMRVTKLLMDVFSGASPENAKGRTINVDDLLAQAIETTRNSLHEEPKVKAQLLSSLAKVSGLIGKPKDAYELQLEAIALDERLGDPNPEQGTRALADLAKYYDRAGSLDNAWQTIEQAELQLRPNENSELAIDITFRKGQIKLAYGKPVEAAEYFQKAFNNWRLLENKDIEQGIRIQSRLAISYYDQANFDAAVNLNREIVKQKLAYFGEQHPSTLNSYKDLGQGLMRLSKMQDARDVLEKTYQLSKRIYSLQHPEYQFTARLYSSLLRRMGHYSRAIDIMTEAINAGSQEAVSSARLLSDRGYLYHIVGMTDKAFEDLNQAAPLFTANLPDTSSIAFWARSLYGELLVYQGRKEEGMALIEKIRSMNAQQYGEDDYGVGGAYERLAKIAVKERRFDDAKENIFKARAIFDRFFKRSEGTQLSLDQVEIDLAFAKQDWPDALNKLEAYHARMSEIYPERVPILAYIESELGEARFMTGDTSGIELMRSSLSEVKGEVPEDSGLYLQMQDRANRLN, from the coding sequence ATGCTTGATCTCAAACGTGTTAAAGCATTGTTCGATGACTGTATTGACCTCGCCGTTGAGGAACGACAAACCTACCTAAAACAAAGTGGCTGTAGCGAGGAAGAACAACACGAAGTCTTACGTTTGCTGGCCCACTTAGACTCGACTAAAACAATCCATCTTGCGGGCCATGCACAACAAGTCATCGGCCAACACATTCGCGAACTAGGTCAACAATTGCAACCGGGGCAACTACTCGGCCCCTACCGCATAATTAAAGAAATTGGCGCCGGAGGCATGGGTGTAGTGTTTTTGGCTGAACGTGCCGACGGACAATACGAACAAACTGTCGCTATCAAACTTGCACCCGGTTTTTCCGCCGCAGACGATCTGCAGCATTTTTCAACTGAACGACAACTATTAGCCAAACTACAGCATCCCCATATCGCCATGTTGCTCGACGGTGGGATAACCGACGACCAGAGACCTTACCTCGTCATGGAGTACGTCGAAGGCCAGAATTTAACTGACTATTGCGCATCGAACCAACTATCACAGGATCAAAAACTAGAGCTGTTTTTGCGTGTGTGTGATGCAGTCAGCTACGCACATCAACGCTTGATAATCCACTGTGACCTCAAAGCTGAAAACATTTTGGTAAATCGAGAAGGTGTCGTCAAACTGCTCGATTTTGGTACGAGCAGAGTGTTGCAACACGGCCAAGATGATACGGACGTTGCTCGAATCATGGCCATGACACTGTCCTGTGCCAGCCCCGAGCAAATCCTCGGCGAGCCAACAACAACCGCCACTGATGTCTATGGCCTTGGAGCGCTGTTGTATCAACTGCTTACAGAGCGCTCGCCACACGCCGTTGACCGAGACATGATGGCCGCCACTCTCGAATCCATTTGCCGAGATAAACCCAGAGCACCTAGCGATTACCAAAGACGCATAAGTAAAGATCTCGACAACATTACGCTTAAAGCACTAGAAAAACTGCCTCTAGACAGATACCAAAGCGCTGCAGACCTTGCCCGAGACATTAAACGTTACCTGAGGGGACAAGCTGTATCGGCGACTCAGGCAACCCCATTGTATCTGCTTGGTAAATTACTTAAACGTCACCCCCTTGCCGCCGTATTGACCTCAGCCCTTGCCATCTCTATGACAACAGGACTCGTGGTAACGAATCGGCTGAACCAAACGTTGACTCAACAACGTAATGACTTGGTGATTTCCGGCCAAGAAGCGAAACGTCAGGCCAATGCCGCGATGCGTGTCACTAAATTGCTGATGGACGTGTTCTCCGGTGCTTCTCCTGAAAATGCAAAGGGTCGAACCATCAATGTCGATGACCTGTTAGCACAGGCAATAGAGACAACGCGCAATTCACTCCATGAAGAGCCTAAAGTAAAAGCACAACTACTTAGCTCCCTGGCCAAAGTTAGCGGCCTAATAGGTAAACCCAAAGATGCCTATGAGTTGCAACTCGAGGCGATTGCACTTGATGAGCGTCTAGGTGACCCAAACCCAGAACAAGGCACGCGCGCCCTGGCTGATTTAGCCAAGTATTACGATAGAGCTGGATCTTTGGATAATGCATGGCAAACAATTGAACAAGCCGAACTGCAACTAAGACCGAATGAAAATAGCGAACTTGCGATTGATATTACTTTCCGCAAGGGGCAGATCAAACTTGCATATGGCAAACCAGTTGAAGCGGCAGAATATTTCCAAAAGGCCTTTAACAACTGGCGGCTTTTGGAAAACAAGGATATTGAGCAAGGCATTCGAATTCAAAGTAGGCTCGCGATTTCCTATTACGACCAAGCCAATTTCGACGCGGCGGTTAACTTGAACCGCGAAATCGTCAAACAAAAACTCGCCTATTTCGGTGAACAGCATCCAAGTACACTCAATAGTTATAAAGATCTTGGTCAAGGGCTGATGCGTCTGAGTAAAATGCAAGATGCGAGGGACGTCCTAGAAAAGACATACCAACTCTCAAAGCGCATTTATTCACTGCAACATCCTGAATATCAATTTACTGCGCGCTTGTACAGTAGCCTACTTAGACGTATGGGCCATTACAGCCGTGCCATTGACATCATGACTGAAGCCATTAATGCAGGATCTCAAGAAGCTGTATCAAGCGCACGCTTGCTCAGCGACCGCGGTTATCTTTACCATATTGTCGGTATGACAGACAAAGCCTTTGAGGATCTCAACCAAGCGGCTCCACTGTTTACTGCAAATCTCCCGGACACTTCTTCTATCGCCTTTTGGGCACGTAGCCTCTACGGTGAATTGCTCGTTTACCAAGGCCGCAAAGAGGAAGGAATGGCACTCATTGAAAAAATTCGTAGCATGAATGCACAGCAATATGGCGAGGATGATTACGGCGTTGGTGGCGCGTATGAACGACTCGCAAAAATCGCGGTCAAAGAACGTCGTTTTGATGACGCAAAAGAAAATATATTCAAGGCAAGAGCCATTTTCGATCGCTTCTTTAAGCGCAGTGAAGGAACTCAACTCAGTTTGGATCAAGTCGAAATCGACCTTGCTTTTGCTAAGCAAGATTGGCCCGATGCTCTCAATAAACTCGAGGCATACCATGCCCGTATGTCGGAAATTTATCCTGAGCGGGTACCAATCCTCGCCTACATCGAGTCCGAACTTGGTGAAGCAAGATTTATGACGGGTGACACCTCAGGAATCGAGCTGATGCGCAGCAGCCTGAGCGAAGTAAAAGGTGAAGTACCGGAAGATTCTGGACTCTATCTTCAAATGCAGGACAGAGCTAACCGACTGAACTAG
- a CDS encoding HlyD family secretion protein, which produces MDKLRTRPSTSRTWLKWPLITITAVAALWLLTGQATTQISKEKLWLASVTQGDLSLQASGFGVLQSKAQRFLTAPFSAVVEEIRLKPGALVNSNSVIVRLSNPEIDQNVTTAQMAVNAQKAVIAEFQLNFEKEQLSVQQDIQEVTLDLNVAKTRLNAEKNLAKDGVVSSLDLLNSEANVAKLEARLSHLRKRDKKGQALFEQKHQIESQKLEEKQSLLSLALNQQARLNVTAGIDGVLQALPIELGQSLSIGSQIALVGNTDSLIALIKVPQQELQNLAIGHSAMVDTRGGSAHANVVRIDPVVQDGHVEVELELTGDLPSNARPALNVSAVIELGRVANVLTLPVPVNAKANSRIPLYKLSDDQHSAELVWVELGKKSGQRIEVLNGAVRGDEFILSDIGNQYQQTNIELK; this is translated from the coding sequence ATGGACAAACTACGTACACGCCCTTCAACTTCTAGAACATGGTTGAAATGGCCCCTCATTACGATTACTGCAGTTGCTGCGCTGTGGCTATTGACGGGCCAAGCAACCACACAAATTTCAAAAGAAAAACTCTGGCTGGCGTCTGTCACTCAAGGGGATTTGTCTCTCCAAGCCTCTGGTTTTGGAGTCTTGCAGTCTAAAGCTCAACGCTTTCTAACTGCACCTTTTTCAGCGGTGGTTGAAGAAATACGTTTAAAACCAGGTGCCCTCGTCAACTCAAACTCCGTCATCGTACGGTTGAGTAACCCCGAAATAGACCAAAATGTAACAACAGCCCAAATGGCGGTGAATGCACAAAAAGCGGTGATTGCGGAGTTCCAACTAAACTTTGAAAAAGAGCAGCTTAGCGTTCAACAAGATATTCAGGAAGTCACTTTAGATTTGAACGTTGCGAAAACACGTTTAAACGCAGAAAAAAACTTGGCAAAAGACGGAGTCGTCTCAAGCTTAGATTTATTAAATAGCGAAGCTAACGTTGCAAAACTGGAAGCACGGCTATCACACCTACGTAAAAGAGATAAAAAAGGCCAAGCGTTATTTGAACAGAAACATCAGATCGAATCACAAAAACTAGAAGAGAAACAAAGCCTGCTCTCGCTCGCGCTCAATCAGCAAGCACGTTTGAACGTCACCGCGGGTATTGATGGAGTGTTACAAGCTTTACCCATTGAGCTAGGACAAAGCTTAAGCATAGGCAGTCAAATTGCGCTTGTTGGCAACACCGACTCGTTAATCGCATTAATCAAAGTGCCGCAACAAGAACTCCAGAATCTCGCTATTGGCCATTCGGCAATGGTTGATACACGAGGAGGTTCCGCTCATGCAAACGTAGTGCGTATCGACCCAGTCGTACAAGACGGACACGTTGAGGTCGAACTTGAACTGACTGGAGATTTACCCAGTAATGCACGTCCTGCACTTAACGTTTCGGCTGTGATAGAGTTAGGCAGGGTTGCGAACGTATTGACTCTGCCGGTCCCCGTTAACGCTAAAGCAAACTCTCGCATACCACTTTATAAGCTGTCGGATGACCAACACAGTGCTGAACTTGTGTGGGTTGAGCTTGGTAAAAAAAGCGGTCAGCGCATTGAAGTGTTAAATGGCGCAGTACGTGGAGATGAATTCATCTTGTCGGATATCGGCAATCAATATCAACAAACCAACATCGAATTAAAATAA
- a CDS encoding replication initiation protein, whose protein sequence is MSNNAVQLALFEQRLPKKPYHTDEFATGLAIARAQNALKSRYIQANGPTHKYWLIFDVDSPDAALGWYDLGAPAPNIVATNRENGHAHLIYGLEVSIRTAPNGRSVPLRYAAAVENALREMLGADIGYAGLICKNPLHPHWQVSTWEQNLYDLD, encoded by the coding sequence TTGAGTAACAACGCAGTACAGCTTGCACTGTTTGAACAGCGTTTACCCAAAAAACCGTACCATACAGACGAGTTTGCGACTGGCCTTGCCATTGCACGCGCCCAGAACGCCCTCAAATCCCGTTACATACAAGCCAATGGTCCAACCCATAAATACTGGCTGATCTTCGATGTAGATTCGCCTGATGCGGCTTTAGGGTGGTATGACTTAGGCGCACCCGCCCCCAATATTGTTGCCACCAATCGAGAGAACGGCCACGCGCATTTGATTTATGGCCTTGAGGTATCGATCCGAACGGCACCAAACGGGCGCAGTGTGCCTTTGCGTTACGCCGCGGCCGTAGAAAACGCGCTAAGAGAAATGCTCGGTGCGGACATTGGTTATGCAGGGCTTATCTGCAAAAACCCGCTACACCCGCATTGGCAGGTGTCTACGTGGGAGCAAAACCTGTATGACCTCGATTGA
- a CDS encoding IS3 family transposase (programmed frameshift) — protein sequence MSGKRYPEEFKIEAVKQVVDRGHSIADVAKRLDITTHSLYAWVKKYGPDNKQHNDLSEAQAEIKRLQKELKRATEERDIPKKSRGVLRKAVRLRYAFIKEHNDRWPVRWLCNMLDVHPSGFYAWSKQPSSKRDKTNRRLTGLIKQFWLESGCVYGYRKIHSDLRDTGERCGINRVYRLMQSEGLKAQVGYRRPRYRKGDSHIVVPNRLQRQFNPVTPDEVWVTDITYIRTHEGWLYLAVVVDLFSRKVVGWSMHSQISKDIVLNALLMAVWRRQPKKQVMVHSDQGSQYTSHDWQAFLKTHGLQGSMSRRGNCHDNAVAESFFQLLKRERIKRKIYSTRDEARSDVFDYIEMFYNSKRKHGSNNLLSPVEYENRYQERLGSV from the exons ATGAGCGGCAAACGCTATCCTGAAGAATTCAAAATCGAAGCGGTTAAACAAGTTGTTGATCGCGGTCATTCCATCGCTGATGTTGCTAAGCGACTAGATATCACCACACACAGCCTATATGCTTGGGTGAAGAAGTATGGCCCTGATAACAAACAACACAACGACTTATCTGAGGCGCAGGCAGAGATTAAACGCCTGCAAAAAGAACTAAAACGGGCCACTGAAGAGCGCGACATTC CTAAAAAAAGCCGCGGCGTACTTCGCAAAGCTGTCCGACTGAGGTACGCCTTTATTAAGGAGCACAATGATCGGTGGCCGGTACGCTGGCTGTGTAACATGCTGGATGTTCACCCCAGTGGTTTTTATGCATGGAGCAAGCAGCCGTCTTCAAAACGTGACAAGACAAACCGTCGGCTGACAGGGTTAATCAAGCAGTTCTGGCTGGAATCTGGTTGCGTGTATGGTTACCGTAAGATCCATTCTGATTTACGTGATACGGGCGAACGCTGCGGTATTAACCGGGTGTATCGATTGATGCAATCTGAGGGGCTAAAAGCACAGGTTGGTTACCGCAGACCGAGGTATCGCAAGGGTGATAGCCATATCGTTGTGCCTAACCGTTTACAGCGCCAGTTTAATCCAGTAACGCCTGATGAGGTGTGGGTAACTGATATCACCTATATCCGCACACACGAAGGTTGGTTGTATCTGGCCGTCGTGGTGGATCTGTTTTCCCGCAAAGTTGTTGGTTGGTCGATGCATTCCCAAATCAGCAAAGACATCGTATTAAACGCATTACTGATGGCGGTTTGGCGACGTCAGCCGAAAAAGCAGGTGATGGTGCATTCCGATCAAGGAAGCCAATACACCAGCCACGATTGGCAAGCATTCCTTAAAACTCATGGCTTGCAAGGCAGTATGAGCCGACGCGGAAATTGCCATGATAACGCTGTAGCCGAAAGCTTTTTCCAGCTGCTGAAGCGTGAACGGATCAAACGCAAGATCTACTCAACACGGGATGAAGCCAGAAGCGATGTGTTTGATTACATAGAAATGTTTTATAACAGCAAACGAAAACATGGTTCCAATAATCTGCTGTCACCGGTAGAGTATGAAAACCGTTACCAAGAACGGCTGGGAAGTGTCTAG